The following are encoded in a window of Panicum virgatum strain AP13 chromosome 5N, P.virgatum_v5, whole genome shotgun sequence genomic DNA:
- the LOC120674946 gene encoding putative disease resistance RPP13-like protein 1: METVASAILGDLISRSVSFALDRCCNRWRKAGSIEDAPQQLRRVLLRLQAVVEEGDRRRVTNQAMLRQLQLMREGVYRGYYLLSAIKRQGVHEVSSLRDRSSFDLSLFNPAKRLCTVSARTTPATMSPEDTGRGREGEAKAKAELQEVLTGLERMASDMNELVVFLSCYPPVLREPYSGHLWLENRMFGREAEQEKIIRFLLGPEPAGAENPDVLPVIGRPRVGKSTLVEHVCLDERVRGYFSLIVFLSQGDIEDATLSPHLEDSGTIKYRDLDPAGKSLVVIELVGDVDEHTWWGRTLSALRGRRTTPVSKIIVTSRSEKIASFGTARALELKPLPREAYWYFFKTIAFGSADPEDQPELASVCMEMADLLNRCLIGANLLGGLLRANPCSQFWKRVLSVFRHYVRMHLLRFGEHLSDLLLMNSRPIYLWRLSKTDDTVLTANHTYQACSSQEHDLPKITLNELQVGSARPRGKFEVMCWRSPIPPYYSYLMSCEVKTSPSFLRVPPMNKQIQHRRQPRLNSV; the protein is encoded by the coding sequence ATGGAGACAGTTGCCTCCGCGATCCTCGGCGACCTCATCAGCCGATCCGTATCCTTCGCCCTGGACAGGTGCTGCAACCGGTGGCGCAAGGCCGGCAGCATCGAGGACGCGCCGCAACAGCTACGCCGCGTGCTTCTACGACTTCAAGCCGTCGTCGAGGAGGGCGACAGGCGGCGCGTCACCAACCAGGCGATGCTCCGGCAGCTTCAGCTGATGAGGGAAGGCGTGTACAGAGGCTACTACCTGCTCAGCGCCATCAAGCGCCAAGGCGTTCACGAGGTTAGCAGTCTTCGTGATCGCTCGTCGTTCGACTTGTCCCTCTTCAATCCGGCGAAGCGCTTGTGCACTGTCTCGGCCaggacgacgccggcgaccATGTCGCCTGAAGACACCGGacgggggagggagggggaggcgaaAGCGAAGGCGGAGCTGCAGGAGGTGCTCACCGGCCTAGAACGCATGGCCAGCGACATGAACGAGCTCGTCGTGTTCCTGAGCTGCTACCCTCCGGTGCTCCGCGAGCCTTACAGCGGGCACCTGTGGCTGGAGAACCGCATGTTCGGCCGCGAGGCAGAGCAGGAGAAGATCATCCGCTTCTTGCTGGGACCAGAGCCTGCAGGCGCAGAAAATCCGGACGTGCTTCCAGTGATCGGTCGACCAAGAGTTGGCAAGAGCACCCTCGTCGAGCACGTCTGCTTGGACGAGAGGGTGCGCGGGTACTTCTCCCTGATCGTCTTCCTCAGCCAAGGCGACATCGAGGACGCAACACTATCGCCTCATCTGGAAGACAGCGGCACAATCAAGTACCGGGATCTCGACCCGGCTGGGAAATCGCTGGTTGTTATCGAGCTAGTTGGGGACGTGGACGAGCACACATGGTGGGGAAGAACACTGTCTGCACTGCGAGGACGACGCACCACGCCGGTCAGCAAAATTATCGTCACAAGTCGATCCGAGAAGATCGCAAGCTTTGGAACGGCACGAGCTCTCGAGCTGAAACCTCTGCCTCGAGAAGCCTACTGGTACTTCTTCAAGACGATCGCGTTCGGGAGCGCTGATCCAGAGGATCAGCCGGAGCTAGCATCTGTGTGCATGGAGATGGCGGACCTGCTGAATCGATGCCTCATAGGAGCCAATTTGTTAGGTGGCTTGCTGAGAGCCAACCCTTGTTCTCAGTTTTGGAAAAGGGTTCTCAGCGTCTTCAGACACTACGTAAGAATGCACCTCCTTCGCTTTGGCGAGCATCTGTCCGATCTCCTGCTGATGAATAGTCGACCGATATACCTTTGGAGATTATCCAAGACTGATGATACCGTTCTCACGGCAAACCATACTTACCAAGCGTGTTCATCCCAGGAGCATGATCTGCCCAAGATAACCCTGAACGAGCTGCAGGTTGGAAGCGCAAGGCCTCGAGGGAAGTTTGAGGTCATGTGTTGGAGGTCTCCCATACCACCCTACTACAGCTACTTGATGAGTTGTGAGGTGAAGACATCGCCGTCGTTCCTCCGTGTGCCGCCCATGAACAAGCAAATCCAGCACCGGCGGCAGCCACGACTGAATTCGGTGTGA
- the LOC120673878 gene encoding probable serine acetyltransferase 1, whose product MAMTAGQPLRADPTHPQWARRSSPPAALDAGVVPSYPPPESDGDESWVWSQIKAEARRDAEAEPALASFLYATVLSHPSLDRSLAFHLANKLCSSTLLSTLLYDLFVASLAAHPSVRAAAVADLLAARSRDPACAGFAHCLLNYKGFLAVQAHRVAHVLWAQSRRALALALQSRVAEVFAVDIHPAAAIGKGILLDHATGVVIGETAVVGDNVSILHHVTLGGTGKAVGDRHPKIGDGVLIGAGATILGNVRIGAGAKVGAGSVVLIDVPPRNTAVGNPARLIGGKKGEDVMPGESMDHTSFIQQWSDYII is encoded by the coding sequence ATGGCGATGACAGCCGGCCAGCCGCTGCGCGCCGACCCGACCCATCCCCAGTGGGCCCGCCGCAGCagcccgccggcggcgctggacgCGGGCGTGGTGCCGTCGTACCCCCCGCCCGAGTCCGACGGCGACGAGTCCTGGGTCTGGTCCCAGATCAaggccgaggcgcggcgcgacGCGGAGGCCGAGCCGGCGCTGGCGTCCTTCCTCTACGCCACCGTGCTGTCCCACCCGTCCCTCGACCGCTCCCTCGCCTTCCACCTCGCCAACAAGCTCTGCTCCTCCACGCTGCTCTCCACGCTCCTGTACGACCTCTTCGTCGCCTCGCTCGCCGCGCACCCgtccgtccgcgccgccgccgtcgccgacctcctcgccgcgcgGTCCCGGGACCCCGCCTGCGCCGGCTTCGCGCACTGCCTCCTCAACTACAAGGGCTTCCTCGCCGTGCAGGCGCACCGCGTCGCGCACGTGCTCTgggcgcagagccgccgcgcgCTGGCGCTCGCGCTCCAGTCCCGCGTCGCCGAGGTCTTCGCCGTCGACAtccacccggccgccgccatcgggAAGGGCATCCTGCTGGACCACGCCACGGGCGTCGTCATCGGCGAGACCGCCGTGGTGGGCGACAACGTCTCCATCCTCCACCACGTGACGCTGGGCGGGACCGGCAAGGCGGTGGGCGACCGGCACCCCAAGATCGGGGACGGCGTGCtcatcggcgccggcgccaccatCCTCGGCAACGTGAGGATCGGGGCCGGGGCCAAGGTCGGCGCCGGGTCGGTGGTGCTCATCGACGTGCCGCCGAGGAACACCGCGGTGGGGAACCCCGCGAGGCTGATCGGCGGGAAGAAGGGCGAGGATGTCATGCCGGGGGAGTCCATGGACCACACCTCCTTCATACAGCAGTGGTCCGACTACATCATCTGA